The Xanthomonas sp. DAR 34887 genome has a segment encoding these proteins:
- a CDS encoding ABC transporter permease gives MLFYSLTMAWRSLRRTPIATALMVLAIGLGIGASMTMLTVLHVMSRDPLPSKSRTLYVPHLDPLPANYPDDQEWADPSDNLTWPDAMALLHAQRAIHQAAIAGGQALLWPPHAATAPLDMSGRYATNEFFALFGVPLQRGHGWSADDDQNHARVIVLSRALASTLFGARDPIGQRVALGEQRIGFQVIGVAGQWNPQPLFYADPYSKGGFGQQDDFFLPLATAMELGLDTSGSVSSWDTFSGSDQARLKDPSTSWLQFWVQLDTPQQVAAYQRFLYDYAATQHAAGRFQRPPQRARLYPLMDWLRHLRMVPDDVRLQTLLALGFLWVCLVNVIALLLAKFLRRGSEIGVRRALGARRGHVLLQFGSEAVLIGLLGGVLGTAIAELGLWSVRQRPDDYAKVARMDPEMLLATVALAVVAALLAGLLPAWRASRINPALQIKDV, from the coding sequence ATGCTGTTCTACTCCCTGACGATGGCCTGGCGCAGTCTGCGGCGCACGCCGATCGCCACCGCCTTGATGGTGCTGGCGATCGGCCTGGGCATCGGCGCGAGCATGACCATGCTGACGGTGCTGCACGTGATGTCGCGCGATCCGTTGCCCAGCAAGAGCCGTACGCTGTACGTCCCGCATCTGGATCCGTTGCCGGCCAACTATCCCGACGACCAGGAATGGGCCGATCCATCCGACAACCTCACCTGGCCCGACGCCATGGCCTTGCTGCACGCGCAGCGCGCGATCCACCAGGCGGCGATCGCCGGCGGTCAGGCGTTGCTGTGGCCGCCGCATGCGGCGACCGCGCCGCTGGACATGAGCGGCCGCTACGCCACCAACGAATTCTTCGCCCTGTTCGGCGTACCGCTGCAACGCGGACATGGCTGGAGCGCGGACGACGACCAGAACCATGCCCGTGTCATCGTGCTGAGCCGCGCGCTGGCCAGCACCCTGTTCGGCGCGCGCGATCCGATCGGCCAGCGGGTGGCGCTCGGCGAACAGCGCATCGGCTTCCAGGTGATCGGCGTGGCCGGGCAATGGAATCCGCAACCGCTGTTCTATGCCGATCCGTACAGCAAGGGCGGCTTCGGTCAGCAGGACGACTTCTTCCTCCCGCTGGCCACCGCGATGGAACTGGGGTTGGACACCAGCGGCAGCGTCAGCAGCTGGGATACGTTCAGCGGCAGCGACCAGGCGCGCCTCAAGGACCCTTCCACCAGTTGGCTGCAGTTCTGGGTGCAGCTGGATACGCCGCAGCAGGTGGCGGCCTACCAGCGCTTCCTTTACGACTACGCAGCGACGCAACATGCCGCTGGACGCTTCCAGCGCCCGCCGCAACGCGCCAGGCTGTACCCGCTGATGGACTGGCTGCGCCACCTGCGCATGGTGCCGGACGACGTCCGCTTGCAGACGCTGCTCGCCCTCGGCTTTCTCTGGGTGTGCCTGGTCAACGTCATCGCCCTGCTGCTGGCCAAGTTTCTGCGCCGCGGCAGCGAGATCGGCGTGCGCCGCGCGCTCGGCGCCCGGCGCGGCCATGTGCTCCTGCAGTTCGGCAGCGAAGCGGTGCTGATCGGGCTGCTCGGCGGCGTTCTGGGAACCGCGATCGCCGAACTGGGCCTGTGGAGCGTGCGCCAGCGCCCGGACGACTATGCCAAGGTCGCGCGGATGGACCCTGAGATGCTGCTGGCCACCGTGGCGCTGGCGGTGGTCGCCGCGCTGCTGGCGGGCCTGTTGCCGGCCTGGCGGGCCAGCCGGATCAACCCCGCCCTGCAGATCAAGGACGTCTGA
- a CDS encoding ABC transporter permease: MPLPIRPILSSLQHHRLTAALLTLQVALTCAFVANAVFLIGGRIERLQTPSGLPEDELALISVRGLQGGDAAQAQQQADLLALRRIPGVKAAAAIGFSTPLSGGSNDYGGCADRQALERATAQRSMDGAGCVQATYYSGSPGFVQAMGAHLIAGRDFRADDYSTASPSALIVTRALAQQLWPDQPAVGKTLYGDNQSTVVGVVDDLLRPMLRSAAVDRLVALSPQRPSGAQTQYLLRSAPQDRDRVLAAAAATLAKAGPLRLIPDAGRRSFAQVRQHYFQRDATMIGLLLAATSGLLFVTALGIGGLASFWVQQRTRQIGIRRAIGATRRDILRYFQTENLLIVGNGSVLGMALAVLLNQALMQHYELARLPLGYLPAAAVALLALGQLAVLWPAQRAAAVPPAVATRSA; this comes from the coding sequence ATGCCCCTGCCGATCCGCCCGATCCTCTCCAGCCTGCAGCACCATCGCCTCACCGCTGCGCTGCTGACCCTGCAGGTCGCGCTGACCTGCGCCTTCGTCGCCAACGCCGTATTCCTGATCGGCGGCCGGATCGAGCGTCTGCAGACCCCGAGCGGCCTGCCAGAGGACGAACTGGCGCTGATCTCGGTGCGCGGCCTGCAGGGCGGCGACGCTGCGCAGGCCCAGCAGCAGGCCGACCTGCTGGCGCTGCGCCGCATTCCCGGGGTCAAGGCGGCGGCCGCGATCGGGTTCAGCACGCCGTTGTCCGGCGGCTCCAACGACTACGGCGGCTGCGCCGATCGGCAGGCACTGGAACGCGCGACCGCGCAGCGATCGATGGACGGGGCTGGTTGTGTCCAGGCCACCTATTACTCCGGTTCGCCCGGCTTCGTGCAGGCGATGGGCGCGCACCTGATCGCCGGCCGCGATTTCCGTGCCGACGACTACTCCACCGCCTCGCCCAGCGCGCTGATCGTGACCCGGGCGCTGGCGCAACAGCTGTGGCCGGACCAGCCGGCCGTCGGCAAGACGCTCTACGGCGACAATCAGAGCACCGTGGTCGGCGTGGTCGACGACCTGCTGCGCCCGATGCTGCGCAGCGCCGCGGTCGATCGCCTGGTCGCGCTGTCGCCGCAGCGTCCCAGCGGCGCGCAGACGCAATACCTGCTGCGCAGCGCCCCGCAGGACCGCGACCGGGTGCTGGCCGCCGCCGCAGCCACACTGGCCAAGGCCGGCCCGCTGCGGTTGATTCCGGACGCGGGGCGGCGCAGTTTCGCGCAGGTGCGGCAACACTATTTTCAGCGCGATGCCACCATGATCGGGCTGCTGCTCGCCGCGACCAGCGGCCTGCTGTTCGTCACCGCCCTGGGCATTGGCGGACTGGCCAGCTTCTGGGTCCAGCAGCGCACGCGTCAGATCGGCATCCGCCGCGCCATCGGCGCGACCCGGCGCGACATCCTGCGCTATTTCCAGACCGAGAACCTGTTGATCGTGGGCAACGGCAGCGTGCTGGGCATGGCGCTGGCGGTGCTGCTCAACCAGGCGCTGATGCAGCACTACGAGCTGGCGCGTCTGCCGCTGGGCTACCTGCCGGCGGCGGCCGTGGCCTTGCTTGCGCTCGGCCAGCTGGCGGTGCTGTGGCCGGCGCAGCGCGCCGCCGCGGTGCCGCCCGCGGTCGCCACGCGCAGCGCCTGA
- a CDS encoding FtsX-like permease family protein → MLDRLLISLRSHLLLATLIVLQMALAYPVLLALGTLASQAHARMHAASGIDDDAHLLTLRLSGRVSAAQAQHDAAALRAIPGVLHVAAINQLPFGPEHWSTLMGPRADGAGGQFRVTTYLGGPGMVTALGLRLQRGRDFASDEYRDLTSPTALDLAQRVILTQSLASRLFPGRDAVGQAVYLGSRAPARVVGIVERLRAPGAGDEGESQDGAILALRLQDDSDALYVLRVAQGDPTGVRADLEAHARRIAAGRVYDLGSAGELRLRQRHLHRQRLMLLAAGAALWLLATTATVYAISELMVRKRHRQIALRRALGARAAQIRRQLHHENLLLCGLGVAIGSGVAALLRRILPDVAALSPPPLSALCIASLLLVAGWLAMRGPAVRAARLSPAAYR, encoded by the coding sequence ATGCTGGATCGCCTGCTGATCTCGCTACGCAGTCACCTGCTGCTGGCGACGCTGATCGTGCTGCAGATGGCGCTCGCCTATCCGGTGCTGCTCGCCCTGGGCACGCTGGCGTCCCAGGCGCATGCGCGGATGCACGCCGCCAGCGGCATCGACGACGACGCGCATCTGCTGACGCTGCGGCTCAGCGGCCGCGTGTCCGCCGCGCAGGCGCAGCACGATGCGGCGGCATTGCGCGCGATTCCCGGCGTCCTGCACGTGGCGGCGATCAATCAGCTGCCGTTCGGCCCCGAGCACTGGAGCACGCTGATGGGACCGCGCGCCGACGGCGCCGGCGGACAGTTCCGCGTGACCACCTACCTCGGCGGTCCCGGAATGGTGACGGCGCTGGGCCTGCGCCTGCAGCGCGGCCGCGATTTCGCCAGCGACGAGTACCGCGACCTCACCTCGCCCACCGCGCTGGACCTGGCGCAGCGGGTGATCCTGACCCAGTCGCTGGCATCGCGGTTGTTCCCCGGCCGCGACGCCGTGGGACAGGCGGTGTATCTGGGCAGCCGGGCGCCGGCGCGCGTGGTCGGCATCGTCGAGCGCCTGCGCGCGCCGGGTGCCGGCGACGAGGGCGAGAGCCAGGACGGCGCCATTCTGGCGCTGCGTCTGCAGGACGACAGCGACGCGCTGTACGTGCTGCGCGTCGCCCAGGGCGATCCGACGGGCGTCCGCGCTGACCTGGAGGCGCATGCGCGGCGGATCGCGGCAGGACGCGTCTACGACCTCGGCAGCGCCGGCGAACTGCGCCTGCGGCAACGGCACCTGCATCGCCAACGGCTGATGCTGCTGGCTGCAGGCGCAGCGCTGTGGCTGCTGGCCACGACCGCGACGGTCTACGCCATCAGCGAGCTGATGGTGCGCAAGCGTCACCGGCAGATCGCGTTGCGCCGCGCGCTGGGCGCGCGTGCGGCGCAGATCCGCCGCCAGCTGCATCACGAGAACCTGCTGCTGTGCGGCCTGGGCGTGGCCATCGGCAGCGGCGTCGCCGCGCTGCTGCGCCGGATCCTGCCGGATGTCGCAGCGCTGTCGCCGCCGCCGCTGTCGGCGCTGTGCATCGCATCGCTGTTGCTGGTCGCCGGCTGGCTGGCGATGCGCGGACCGGCGGTGCGCGCGGCGCGACTGTCGCCTGCGGCGTATCGGTGA
- a CDS encoding sigma-54-dependent transcriptional regulator — translation MPCILIIDDNPAVATALEVLFSLHDIETVHADSPDAGLQRLAEGDIDLVLQDMNFTADTTSGEEGVALFDAIRARHPDLPVILLTAWTQLSSAVELVKAGAADYLAKPWDDRKLLTTVNNLLELSEARRELERRRDGERRHRQQLAQRYDLRGAVFADPASERAIALACQVARSELPVLITGPNGSGKEKIAEIVQANSPMRQGPFVALNCGAIPAELIEAELFGAEAGAYTGANKVREGKFEAADGGTLFLDEIGNLSLAGQMKLLRVLETGRFERLGSNRERQVKVRVISATNADLTAMIREGTFREDLYYRLNAVELSLPALADRPGDILPLAEHFLSGAKALSAGAAQALQRHAWPGNVRELRNVVQRAELLAGGRSIEATDLNLPKPAAQRPAAGAEPDRERIVAVLGRANGVIAQAAAELGMSRQALYRRMDRYGIPRE, via the coding sequence ATGCCCTGCATCCTGATCATCGACGACAACCCCGCCGTCGCCACCGCACTGGAAGTGCTGTTCTCGCTGCACGACATCGAGACCGTGCATGCCGACAGCCCGGATGCCGGACTGCAACGCCTGGCCGAGGGCGATATCGACTTGGTGCTGCAGGACATGAACTTCACCGCCGATACCACCTCGGGCGAGGAAGGCGTGGCGTTGTTCGATGCGATCCGCGCGCGCCACCCGGACCTGCCGGTGATCCTGCTGACCGCCTGGACCCAGCTCAGCAGCGCGGTGGAACTGGTCAAGGCCGGCGCCGCCGACTACCTGGCCAAACCCTGGGACGACCGCAAGCTGCTGACCACGGTCAACAACCTGCTGGAACTGTCCGAAGCGCGGCGCGAACTGGAACGGCGCCGCGACGGCGAACGCCGCCATCGCCAGCAGCTGGCGCAGCGCTACGACCTGCGCGGCGCGGTGTTCGCCGATCCGGCCAGCGAGCGCGCCATCGCCCTGGCCTGCCAGGTCGCACGCTCGGAACTGCCGGTGCTGATCACCGGCCCCAACGGCAGCGGCAAGGAGAAGATCGCCGAGATCGTGCAGGCCAATTCGCCGATGCGGCAGGGCCCGTTCGTGGCGCTGAACTGCGGCGCGATTCCGGCCGAGCTGATCGAAGCCGAATTGTTCGGCGCCGAGGCCGGCGCCTATACCGGCGCCAACAAGGTGCGCGAAGGCAAGTTCGAAGCCGCCGACGGCGGCACCCTGTTCCTGGACGAAATCGGCAACCTGTCGCTGGCCGGGCAGATGAAACTGCTGCGCGTGCTGGAGACCGGGCGCTTCGAGCGACTGGGCTCCAACCGCGAGCGCCAGGTCAAGGTGCGGGTGATCAGCGCCACCAATGCCGACCTGACCGCGATGATCCGCGAAGGCACGTTCCGCGAGGATCTGTACTACCGGCTCAACGCGGTGGAGCTGTCGCTGCCGGCGCTGGCCGACCGGCCCGGCGACATCCTGCCGCTGGCCGAGCACTTCCTGTCCGGCGCCAAGGCGCTGTCCGCTGGCGCCGCCCAGGCGCTGCAGCGACACGCCTGGCCCGGCAACGTGCGCGAGCTGCGCAACGTCGTCCAGCGCGCCGAACTGCTGGCCGGCGGCCGCTCGATCGAGGCCACCGACCTCAACCTGCCCAAGCCGGCCGCGCAGCGTCCCGCCGCCGGCGCCGAACCGGACCGCGAGCGCATCGTCGCGGTGCTCGGCCGCGCCAACGGCGTCATCGCCCAGGCCGCGGCCGAACTAGGCATGAGCCGGCAAGCGCTGTACCGGCGCATGGACCGCTACGGAATCCCGCGCGAATGA
- a CDS encoding sensor histidine kinase: MKLRRSFTVGLFLRLLPVLALAAAMPWLLAYWMDRGWEVVTFSALSLLALMWWTLRRATAPMRSLFRALAGTVSSYRDGEYNFGVHWRGDDELGEMVAAHRQLGEILREQRQGLAQRELMLDTMVQNTPVAMLLTSNGGDGLRRVVFSNLAARKLLHGGWKLEGQRLDDLLLGMPPALREAVARGGDSLFTIDDDEDPEEEQVYHLSRRRFRLNGRPHELLLIRLLTAELRRQEVHTWKKVIRVISHELNNSLAPIASLAHSGAELVRRQKVERLEEVFGTIEERARHLEGFIRGYARFAKLPQPQLQTVHWAQFLGGLQQQIPFALELEAPDLHSRVDPAQLQQALLNLVKNAHESSPEGQAPADSVRIRVSTRPEWLRIEVLDRGSGMNEAVLHNALMPFYSTKRNGTGLGLALTREIVEAHGGRLSLQNRDEGGLCVAVQLPLASAT, encoded by the coding sequence ATGAAACTGCGCCGCTCCTTCACCGTTGGCCTGTTCCTGCGCCTGTTGCCGGTGCTGGCGCTGGCCGCGGCGATGCCGTGGCTGCTGGCGTACTGGATGGACCGCGGCTGGGAAGTGGTGACCTTCTCGGCGCTGTCGCTGCTGGCGCTGATGTGGTGGACGCTGCGTCGCGCCACCGCGCCGATGCGCTCGCTGTTCCGCGCCTTGGCCGGTACCGTCAGCAGTTACCGCGACGGCGAATACAACTTCGGCGTGCACTGGCGCGGCGACGACGAACTGGGCGAGATGGTCGCCGCGCACCGGCAGCTGGGCGAGATCCTGCGCGAGCAACGCCAGGGCCTGGCGCAGCGCGAGCTGATGCTCGACACCATGGTGCAGAACACCCCGGTGGCGATGTTGCTGACCTCCAACGGCGGCGACGGCCTGCGCCGCGTGGTGTTCTCCAACCTGGCCGCGCGCAAGCTGCTGCACGGCGGCTGGAAACTGGAAGGCCAGCGCCTGGACGACCTGCTGCTGGGCATGCCGCCGGCGCTGCGCGAGGCGGTGGCGCGCGGCGGCGACAGCCTGTTCACCATCGACGACGACGAGGATCCGGAAGAAGAGCAGGTCTACCATCTGTCGCGGCGCCGCTTCCGGCTCAACGGCCGCCCGCACGAACTGCTGCTGATCCGCCTGCTCACCGCCGAACTGCGCCGCCAGGAAGTGCACACATGGAAGAAGGTGATCCGGGTGATCAGCCACGAATTGAACAACTCGTTGGCACCGATCGCCTCGCTGGCGCACTCCGGCGCCGAGTTGGTGCGGCGGCAGAAGGTGGAGCGGCTGGAGGAAGTGTTCGGCACCATCGAGGAGCGCGCGCGGCACCTGGAAGGCTTCATCCGCGGCTACGCGCGCTTCGCCAAGCTGCCGCAGCCGCAGTTGCAGACCGTGCACTGGGCGCAGTTCCTGGGCGGGCTGCAGCAGCAGATTCCCTTCGCGCTGGAACTGGAGGCGCCCGACCTGCACAGCCGGGTCGATCCGGCGCAGCTGCAGCAGGCGCTGCTCAACCTGGTCAAGAACGCGCACGAATCCAGCCCCGAGGGCCAGGCACCGGCCGACAGCGTGCGCATCCGCGTCTCCACCCGCCCCGAATGGCTGCGCATCGAAGTGCTGGACCGCGGCAGCGGCATGAACGAAGCGGTGCTGCACAACGCGCTGATGCCGTTCTATTCGACCAAGCGCAACGGCACCGGCCTGGGCCTGGCGCTGACCCGCGAGATCGTCGAAGCGCACGGCGGCCGCCTGTCGCTGCAGAACCGCGACGAAGGCGGACTGTGCGTGGCGGTGCAGCTGCCGCTGGCCTCGGCGACCTAA
- a CDS encoding right-handed parallel beta-helix repeat-containing protein, translated as MSVRRMRWWVLLLLAAASGVHAQTFRLYLAPDGDDAAAGTSAETALKTLSAAQQRLLAQPPPAAVEIVVAPGTYLGQSVRWTFRNGAPLRIVAASGASTMPHFDGGGGGTWFTLRGGGNQRTQLQFVGLEVSDYWMAMDLGSSNAAADGNAGNEIRGMRFVRIGGIHGQGDPAYSYAAIRLQNSRDNVIADNQFSAIENSKETSGYIHALYLARQSTGNTVENNSFTDVNGDVVRTRDASDDTQVRGNRFVRAGKYAAFSDWFDPEQGECPSQGGRFVDNTVGAGYYGAIPATATTGADDACGALGAPRIVESGTVRE; from the coding sequence ATGTCGGTACGACGCATGCGCTGGTGGGTCTTGCTGCTGCTGGCGGCGGCGAGCGGCGTGCACGCGCAGACCTTCCGTCTGTACCTGGCACCCGATGGCGACGATGCCGCGGCCGGAACCAGCGCCGAGACCGCGTTGAAGACGCTGAGCGCCGCGCAGCAACGGCTGCTGGCGCAACCGCCGCCGGCCGCGGTGGAGATCGTGGTCGCGCCCGGCACCTATCTGGGCCAGTCGGTGCGCTGGACGTTCCGCAACGGCGCGCCGCTGCGCATCGTCGCCGCCTCCGGCGCGAGCACGATGCCGCATTTCGACGGCGGCGGTGGCGGCACCTGGTTCACCCTGCGTGGCGGCGGCAACCAGCGCACCCAGCTGCAGTTCGTCGGCCTGGAGGTCAGCGACTACTGGATGGCGATGGATCTGGGCAGCAGCAACGCGGCCGCGGACGGCAACGCCGGCAACGAGATCCGCGGCATGCGCTTTGTCCGCATCGGCGGCATCCATGGCCAGGGCGATCCGGCGTATTCGTATGCGGCGATCCGCCTGCAGAACTCGCGCGACAACGTGATCGCCGACAACCAGTTCAGTGCGATCGAGAACAGCAAGGAAACCTCCGGCTACATCCATGCGCTGTATCTGGCGCGGCAGTCGACCGGCAATACCGTCGAGAACAACAGCTTCACCGACGTCAACGGCGACGTGGTGCGCACCCGCGATGCGTCCGACGATACCCAGGTGCGCGGCAACCGCTTCGTGCGCGCCGGCAAGTACGCCGCGTTCTCCGACTGGTTCGATCCGGAGCAGGGCGAATGCCCATCGCAGGGCGGGCGCTTCGTCGACAACACGGTCGGCGCCGGTTACTACGGCGCGATTCCGGCGACGGCCACCACAGGAGCCGACGATGCGTGCGGCGCGCTGGGCGCGCCGCGCATCGTCGAGAGCGGCACTGTGCGCGAGTGA
- the glmU gene encoding bifunctional UDP-N-acetylglucosamine diphosphorylase/glucosamine-1-phosphate N-acetyltransferase GlmU has product MSLPLHVVILAAGAGKRMKSAKPKVLQPIAGRPMLAHVIDTARQLQPAAIHVVHGHGGDAVRAAFGDQPDLLWAEQARQLGTGHAVQQATAAVPDAATVLVLYGDVPLIRADTLLRLLHSPGRLAVLVAEPEDPDGYGRIVRDAAGKVAAIVEHKDADDEQRRIRTINTGIVTAESTALKRWLAQLRNDNTQGEYYLTDVFAAAAAEFTPAEMVLVADPIEAEGANDPWQLAQLERAWQLRAARALCEQGAQLLDPNRLDQRGRVRVGRDVCIDANVVLEGEVELGDGVSIGPFVRLKDVVLGPGTEVRAHCDLEGVITEGAVMIGPFARLRPGTVLADGVHIGNFVETKKAVLGVGSKANHLTYLGDATIGSGVNIGAGTITCNYDGVNKSQTTIGDDVFVGSNSALVAPLTIGDGATIGAGSVITRDAPAGQLTVARARQASHEDWKRPKKK; this is encoded by the coding sequence ATGAGCCTGCCCCTGCACGTCGTGATCCTTGCCGCCGGCGCGGGCAAGCGGATGAAGTCCGCCAAGCCCAAGGTGCTGCAACCCATCGCTGGCCGGCCGATGCTGGCCCACGTGATCGACACCGCGCGCCAGCTGCAGCCGGCGGCGATCCATGTGGTCCATGGCCATGGCGGCGACGCGGTGCGCGCGGCCTTCGGCGACCAGCCGGATCTGCTGTGGGCCGAGCAGGCGCGGCAACTGGGCACCGGCCACGCGGTGCAGCAGGCGACGGCCGCGGTGCCGGATGCGGCCACCGTGCTGGTGCTGTACGGCGACGTGCCGCTGATCCGCGCCGACACCTTGTTGCGCCTGCTGCACTCGCCGGGACGGCTGGCGGTGCTGGTGGCCGAACCCGAGGACCCCGACGGCTATGGCCGCATCGTGCGCGACGCGGCGGGCAAGGTCGCCGCGATCGTGGAGCACAAGGACGCCGACGACGAGCAGCGCCGCATCCGCACCATCAACACCGGCATCGTCACCGCCGAATCCACCGCGCTCAAGCGCTGGCTGGCGCAGCTGCGCAACGACAATACGCAGGGCGAGTACTACCTCACCGACGTGTTCGCCGCCGCCGCCGCCGAATTCACGCCCGCGGAGATGGTGCTGGTGGCCGATCCGATCGAGGCCGAAGGCGCCAACGACCCCTGGCAGCTGGCGCAGCTGGAGCGCGCCTGGCAGCTGCGCGCGGCGCGCGCGCTGTGCGAGCAGGGCGCGCAGCTGCTCGATCCGAACCGGCTGGACCAGCGCGGCCGCGTGCGCGTGGGCCGCGACGTGTGCATCGATGCGAACGTGGTGCTGGAAGGCGAGGTGGAACTGGGCGACGGGGTCAGCATCGGCCCGTTCGTACGGCTCAAGGACGTGGTGCTGGGGCCGGGCACCGAAGTGCGCGCGCACTGCGACCTGGAAGGCGTGATCACCGAGGGCGCGGTGATGATCGGGCCGTTCGCGCGGCTGCGGCCGGGCACGGTGCTGGCCGATGGCGTGCACATCGGCAACTTCGTCGAGACCAAGAAGGCGGTGCTCGGCGTCGGCAGCAAGGCCAATCATCTGACGTATCTGGGCGATGCGACGATCGGCAGCGGGGTCAACATCGGCGCCGGCACCATCACCTGCAATTACGACGGGGTGAACAAGTCGCAGACCACGATCGGCGACGACGTTTTCGTCGGCTCCAACAGCGCGCTGGTGGCGCCGCTGACGATCGGTGACGGGGCGACCATCGGCGCCGGGTCGGTGATCACGCGCGACGCGCCGGCCGGCCAGCTCACCGTGGCGCGGGCGCGGCAGGCCTCGCACGAAGACTGGAAGCGGCCGAAGAAGAAATAG
- a CDS encoding GtrA family protein has product MTLLRQGSQFVVIGLLQLLIDWSVFVAATAVGMPTIPANVLGRVCGALLGFWLNGRITFASDGARLGWQRFGRFMAMWIVLTLLSTWLVALCADALGLRLAWLAKPVVEGALAVLSFFVGRHVVYR; this is encoded by the coding sequence ATGACTCTGCTGCGCCAGGGCAGTCAATTCGTCGTGATCGGATTGCTGCAACTGCTGATCGACTGGAGCGTGTTCGTCGCGGCGACCGCCGTCGGCATGCCAACGATCCCGGCCAACGTGCTCGGCCGCGTGTGCGGCGCGCTGCTCGGCTTCTGGCTCAACGGCCGCATCACATTCGCCAGCGACGGCGCGCGCCTGGGCTGGCAGCGCTTCGGCCGCTTCATGGCGATGTGGATCGTGCTCACCCTGCTCAGCACCTGGCTGGTGGCACTGTGCGCGGACGCGCTGGGCCTGCGCCTGGCGTGGCTGGCCAAACCGGTGGTCGAAGGCGCGCTGGCGGTGCTGTCGTTCTTCGTTGGGCGGCACGTGGTGTACCGCTAG
- a CDS encoding chorismate mutase codes for MTASVAATLPRMLSALLAATAMLGCAVPARSATPLEPLLDRIVERNAIGDQVALSKWDSGKPVLDATREAAVLASVREQAPAHGVDADDAARFFGMQIESNKLVQYQLLERWRLRGRAPEQPRPDLTALRARLDQLQGEMLDALQANAAARQAPDCPVATARAAEAYALRWQLDQVHRTALVRSLGDFCR; via the coding sequence ATGACCGCTTCCGTCGCCGCCACCCTCCCGCGCATGCTGAGCGCGCTGCTGGCCGCTACCGCCATGCTCGGCTGCGCGGTGCCCGCGCGCAGCGCCACGCCGCTGGAACCGCTGCTGGACCGCATCGTCGAGCGCAACGCGATCGGCGACCAGGTCGCGCTGAGCAAATGGGACAGCGGCAAGCCGGTGCTGGACGCCACGCGCGAGGCCGCGGTGCTGGCCAGCGTGCGCGAACAGGCGCCGGCGCACGGTGTGGACGCGGACGACGCGGCGCGCTTCTTCGGCATGCAGATCGAGTCCAACAAGCTGGTGCAGTACCAGTTGCTGGAGCGCTGGCGGCTGCGCGGCCGCGCGCCCGAGCAGCCGCGTCCGGACCTGACCGCGTTGCGCGCGCGCCTGGACCAGCTGCAGGGCGAGATGCTGGATGCCTTGCAGGCCAACGCTGCGGCCCGGCAAGCGCCGGACTGCCCGGTGGCGACCGCGCGCGCAGCCGAGGCCTATGCGTTGCGCTGGCAGCTGGACCAGGTCCATCGCACCGCGCTGGTGCGCAGCCTGGGCGATTTCTGCCGCTGA